A genomic segment from Gossypium hirsutum isolate 1008001.06 chromosome D04, Gossypium_hirsutum_v2.1, whole genome shotgun sequence encodes:
- the LOC107898623 gene encoding uncharacterized protein — MFPAVLTQVATGLSVLAGAVLVKSVMDQKPMAGPFQRCPTCNGTGRITCICTRWSDGDIGCRTCAGSGRMACSSCGGSGTGRPIPVQISVRQPTNRNS; from the coding sequence ATGTTTCCGGCCGTTTTGACTCAGGTGGCCACCGGCTTAAGCGTTTTAGCTGGTGCCGTCTTAGTCAAATCCGTCATGGATCAAAAACCCATGGCCGGTCCGTTTCAAAGATGCCCGACTTGTAACGGCACGGGTCGCATCACGTGCATTTGCACTCGTTGGTCCGATGGAGATATCGGTTGTCGGACTTGCGCCGGGTCCGGTCGAATGGCGTGTAGCAGTTGTGGTGGGTCTGGTACCGGTAGACCGATTCCGGTTCAGATTTCTGTACGTCAACCAACGAATCGGAACTCTTAA